The proteins below are encoded in one region of Reichenbachiella sp. 5M10:
- a CDS encoding RagB/SusD family nutrient uptake outer membrane protein, whose protein sequence is MKKLYIYIMALGIAATASSCSDSFLDTEPITTITDANFYKTVEDADLALVGCYDGVQQIYANGVAFPVASEVMSDNCFGATGNNDALGYQVMDELDLSRSPGEVNLLDATWAAYYKAIYRVNVLLQKMDQIDWTGQEDYRNVVEAQARFLRAYSYFDMVRLWERVPLVTEPTDENVPQSEPDAIYAQITEDLLYAAEFGSETVEAGRINKWVAKAYLARVYMFYTGYYGAADLVGQATKAEVLQGLEDVISEGAYELVADYKNLWPAASSTINTAGDGLETTYAGKDNSETIFAIKYNITSDYDGNVDGNQWLVMLGLRSQSFSPYGKGWGACTVLPSLYSAYEAGDTRREASIIGINEEALDFDNSDQREYTGYTNKKYTPLANPDGQDVSEANGSTNFQIGQYQDFVVMRYADVLLMAAELGSGSAQSYFDQVRTRSGLASKPATVTNILEERRLEFAFEGIRYWDLLRQGVDAAASKLAFSGTVENGGVATPKTIAATNVQTTRGLLMIPQNQITRSAGVLTQNEGWK, encoded by the coding sequence ATGAAGAAACTATATATATATATCATGGCCCTCGGGATCGCAGCGACAGCTTCTAGTTGTTCGGATAGCTTTCTCGATACAGAGCCGATTACGACGATTACGGACGCCAATTTTTATAAAACTGTCGAAGATGCCGATTTGGCTTTGGTGGGATGCTACGATGGCGTGCAGCAGATCTATGCCAATGGCGTGGCGTTTCCGGTAGCCTCAGAGGTGATGTCGGACAACTGCTTCGGAGCGACTGGCAACAACGACGCTCTCGGGTATCAAGTGATGGATGAGTTGGATCTAAGCAGATCTCCAGGAGAGGTCAACTTGCTAGATGCGACATGGGCAGCCTACTACAAGGCTATCTACAGAGTCAATGTATTGTTGCAGAAAATGGATCAAATCGACTGGACAGGTCAAGAGGACTACAGAAATGTAGTGGAGGCGCAAGCCAGATTCTTGAGAGCGTACTCATACTTTGATATGGTGAGACTATGGGAGCGCGTACCGTTGGTGACAGAGCCGACAGACGAAAACGTGCCACAGTCAGAGCCTGATGCAATCTATGCACAGATCACCGAGGACTTGCTCTATGCAGCAGAGTTTGGTAGTGAGACCGTAGAGGCAGGTAGAATCAACAAGTGGGTAGCCAAGGCTTACCTCGCGCGTGTCTACATGTTTTATACAGGGTACTATGGTGCTGCTGACCTAGTAGGTCAAGCGACCAAAGCAGAAGTGCTGCAGGGATTAGAGGATGTCATCAGCGAAGGAGCTTATGAGCTCGTGGCGGATTACAAGAATCTATGGCCAGCTGCTTCGTCTACGATCAATACCGCGGGCGATGGCTTGGAGACAACCTACGCAGGCAAGGACAATTCGGAGACCATATTTGCTATCAAGTACAACATCACTTCTGACTATGACGGCAATGTAGACGGCAACCAGTGGCTTGTGATGCTCGGTTTGAGAAGCCAGTCTTTTAGCCCTTATGGCAAAGGATGGGGAGCTTGTACGGTGTTGCCAAGTTTGTACAGTGCCTACGAAGCAGGGGATACTCGTAGAGAAGCTTCGATCATCGGGATCAACGAAGAAGCGTTGGATTTTGATAATTCAGATCAGCGTGAGTACACTGGCTATACCAACAAGAAGTACACGCCACTCGCCAACCCTGATGGGCAGGATGTGTCTGAGGCCAATGGATCGACCAATTTCCAGATAGGTCAGTACCAAGATTTTGTGGTGATGAGATATGCTGATGTCCTATTGATGGCAGCAGAACTTGGTTCAGGGAGTGCACAGAGCTATTTCGACCAAGTGAGAACTCGATCAGGTTTGGCAAGTAAGCCTGCAACAGTGACCAATATTTTGGAAGAGAGAAGGCTAGAGTTTGCTTTCGAAGGGATTCGGTATTGGGATTTGCTCAGACAAGGTGTCGATGCAGCGGCTAGTAAGCTTGCTTTTAGCGGAACGGTAGAAAACGGAGGAGTAGCTACTCCAAAAACGATAGCAGCTACCAACGTGCAGACCACTAGAGGTCTACTCATGATTCCACAAAATCAGATTACCAGATCAGCAGGTGTTTTGACACAAAATGAGGGTTGGAAATAA
- a CDS encoding cellulase family glycosylhydrolase produces the protein MLTYLLLFTLFFSGTACKEDSAGEDIDEPDEVTLSIDQDSYDFSADGGSDKIQITSNAKWKLTYESDAFCKPTIQSAIGDADVTINATANETTAARSMVMTLTSEGAEDVAISISQAASEGEPVDPIEPEGPDYVDPDNTDMRDLTSIQLSQLMGIGWNLGNSMEAINAGSTPPTGSETTWGNPVVTKELIDAVKAAGFNTIRVPVSWSHMLSDQSTYKIKTEWLQRVEEVANYALDNEMYVVINVHWDGGWMDHPFYSEQEAINEKLAAFWKQIAVYFRDYDDHLLFAGSNEVRNEANYNAPTAEEAEVQNSFNQTFITTVRATGGRNTYRHLIVQGFNTNIDHTVNELTIPDDETEDRMMVEVHYYDPYNFSLDENAASGKPLWGEPYKDQTGYVDTWGQEDWVEEQFGKMKTNFVDKGYPVLLGEYGALWRDVSGISDPNYPSQSEHDESRKYYLNYVTKAALDNGIIPVYWDNGHTGNNGFALFNRSSTEVSNQSALDGIISAGEE, from the coding sequence ATGCTTACCTACCTGTTATTATTCACTTTGTTTTTTTCTGGCACTGCGTGCAAAGAAGATTCTGCTGGCGAGGATATCGATGAGCCAGATGAGGTTACCTTGAGCATTGACCAAGACAGCTATGATTTTTCAGCTGACGGAGGGTCAGACAAGATCCAGATTACCAGCAATGCCAAATGGAAGCTGACCTACGAATCGGATGCTTTTTGCAAACCCACCATTCAATCTGCCATTGGTGACGCAGACGTCACCATCAATGCCACCGCCAATGAAACCACCGCAGCGCGCAGCATGGTCATGACCTTGACCAGCGAGGGAGCGGAGGATGTTGCCATCAGCATCAGCCAAGCAGCAAGCGAAGGAGAGCCCGTAGATCCAATAGAACCGGAAGGTCCAGACTACGTCGATCCTGACAACACAGACATGCGCGACCTTACCTCCATCCAACTGTCACAGCTCATGGGCATCGGATGGAATCTTGGTAATTCTATGGAAGCCATCAATGCAGGCTCAACACCACCTACTGGAAGCGAAACTACCTGGGGAAATCCCGTAGTGACCAAAGAACTAATCGACGCAGTGAAAGCAGCTGGGTTCAATACCATCCGTGTACCGGTATCCTGGTCGCACATGCTTTCAGATCAATCAACCTACAAAATCAAAACCGAGTGGCTACAGCGAGTAGAAGAAGTAGCCAACTATGCACTGGACAATGAAATGTATGTCGTGATCAATGTCCACTGGGACGGTGGATGGATGGACCATCCTTTTTATTCGGAGCAAGAGGCTATCAACGAGAAGCTCGCAGCTTTTTGGAAGCAAATTGCCGTTTACTTCCGAGATTATGATGACCATTTATTGTTTGCCGGTAGTAATGAGGTTCGCAACGAAGCGAATTACAACGCTCCAACAGCAGAAGAGGCAGAGGTGCAAAACTCATTTAACCAGACTTTCATCACCACTGTACGAGCCACAGGAGGACGCAATACTTATCGCCACCTGATTGTTCAAGGCTTCAATACCAACATTGATCACACGGTCAATGAACTGACGATTCCAGACGATGAGACAGAAGATCGCATGATGGTAGAGGTGCATTACTATGACCCTTACAACTTTTCTCTAGACGAAAATGCCGCGAGTGGCAAACCACTATGGGGCGAGCCCTATAAAGACCAAACAGGTTATGTGGATACTTGGGGACAGGAAGACTGGGTAGAGGAGCAGTTTGGTAAGATGAAAACCAACTTCGTAGACAAAGGCTACCCTGTGCTACTAGGAGAATACGGTGCACTGTGGAGGGATGTGTCAGGTATCTCTGACCCGAACTATCCGAGTCAGTCTGAGCACGATGAATCAAGGAAGTATTATCTCAACTACGTGACTAAAGCCGCTTTGGACAATGGGATTATCCCAGTCTATTGGGACAATGGACATACCGGAAACAACGGTTTTGCCTTATTCAACAGAAGTAGCACCGAAGTGTCCAACCAAAGTGCATTGGATGGCATCATCAGCGCAGGAGAGGAGTAA
- a CDS encoding TIM-barrel domain-containing protein, with protein MSEKGKMMKNILVWGALICAIYACGETSKSYEQVENGVVVYPTTGSAKGLKVTFVTDDIVKVEASATTAFDTTTSLVAVPEQVSVPIDIKEADGTLTLATDELIVTINQATGQVSYADAEGNPIMSEQNEGRAFEAITVEGKAGYTMSQKFDSPEDEGIYGLGQHQADEMNYKGKNEELFQYNTKVSIPFVMSTENYGILWDNYSLTRYGDERPYTNIDQFKLYDKTGKEGGLTATYYDDQNSEHVFVERVEDIIDYENLTTVENFPKDFPFANAKIVWEGQIEGSESGLFRFLCYYAGYTKLWINGELQFEKWRTAWNPSVAKFSADLKKGEKNDIKLEWIPDGGVSYIGLKALSPVDEAAQKQIAFSSEMGQNIRYYFMAGDNMDDVISKYRTVTGKAQVMPKWSMGFWQSRERYKTQDELLGALGEFRKRHIPIDNIVLDWSYWPKTEWGSHDFDLERFPDITGMIDKIHEQNARVMISVWPKFYHNTEHYKQFDAQGWMYKRAVEDSVKDWIYPGYIGSFYDAYSSGARKMFWDQIHDKLYTKGFDAWWMDASEPDILSNASIKYRKELSTPTALGPSTEYFNAYALQNAKGIYEGQRSVNNDERVFILTRSGFAGIQRFGAVTWSGDIGTRWEDMKAQISAGINFAMSGLPYWTMDVGGFCVEKRYERATEGSEDMKEWRELNTRWFQFGAFVPLFRVHGQYPFREVYNLAPETHPAYKSMLYYNKLRYKMMPYIYSLAGWTYTKDYTIMRGLAMDFSADKKVYEIGDQFMFGPSLMACPVYAYGARDREVYLPKSAGWYDAYSGEYYTGGQTITAQAEYERMPLFAKAGSIVTFGPEIEYTTQKPADPITVVVYAGADASFDLYEDEGTNYNYESGKFTSINLKWSESTKTLTIGEREGSFDGMLENRTFRVKVISKDNKGNIDDLSEYEEVKYSGQPVSVKG; from the coding sequence ATGAGTGAAAAAGGAAAAATGATGAAGAATATTTTGGTTTGGGGAGCACTGATCTGCGCGATATACGCCTGCGGAGAGACTTCCAAAAGCTATGAGCAAGTAGAAAACGGCGTAGTGGTATATCCTACAACGGGAAGTGCCAAAGGTCTCAAAGTGACTTTCGTGACCGACGATATCGTCAAGGTAGAAGCATCGGCCACTACGGCATTTGATACCACGACGAGTTTGGTCGCTGTGCCGGAGCAGGTGTCTGTACCGATTGACATCAAAGAAGCGGATGGCACGTTGACGCTAGCGACTGACGAACTCATCGTGACCATCAATCAAGCTACGGGGCAAGTGTCTTATGCAGACGCAGAGGGCAATCCGATCATGTCCGAACAGAACGAAGGCAGAGCTTTCGAAGCGATCACTGTCGAAGGCAAAGCGGGTTATACCATGAGTCAGAAGTTTGACTCACCGGAGGACGAGGGGATCTATGGTCTCGGACAGCATCAAGCCGACGAGATGAACTACAAGGGCAAGAATGAAGAGCTGTTTCAGTACAACACCAAGGTGTCGATTCCATTTGTGATGTCCACGGAGAACTACGGTATCCTGTGGGACAACTACTCATTGACGAGATATGGTGATGAAAGACCATACACGAACATCGATCAGTTCAAACTTTACGACAAGACAGGCAAAGAAGGTGGCTTGACGGCTACCTACTATGACGACCAAAATTCAGAACACGTATTCGTCGAAAGGGTAGAAGATATCATCGATTACGAGAACCTCACTACGGTAGAGAACTTCCCAAAGGACTTTCCTTTCGCGAATGCGAAAATCGTATGGGAAGGCCAAATCGAAGGAAGCGAAAGCGGTTTGTTTAGGTTCCTGTGCTACTACGCGGGATACACCAAACTATGGATCAACGGTGAGCTGCAGTTCGAGAAGTGGAGAACCGCTTGGAACCCATCGGTTGCCAAGTTCAGTGCAGACCTCAAAAAAGGAGAGAAGAACGACATCAAACTGGAGTGGATTCCAGACGGAGGTGTATCATACATCGGGTTGAAAGCATTGTCTCCCGTAGACGAAGCGGCACAAAAGCAGATTGCATTCAGCTCAGAGATGGGACAGAACATTCGCTACTATTTCATGGCGGGTGACAACATGGATGACGTGATCAGCAAGTACCGCACCGTGACTGGCAAAGCGCAAGTGATGCCGAAGTGGTCGATGGGTTTCTGGCAAAGTAGAGAAAGATACAAGACGCAGGACGAATTGCTTGGTGCACTGGGCGAGTTCAGAAAACGTCACATTCCGATAGACAACATCGTGCTGGATTGGTCATACTGGCCTAAGACAGAGTGGGGTAGCCATGATTTTGATCTAGAGAGATTCCCAGACATCACTGGGATGATCGATAAGATTCACGAGCAAAATGCCAGAGTGATGATCTCTGTATGGCCTAAATTCTACCACAACACCGAGCACTACAAGCAGTTCGATGCGCAAGGTTGGATGTACAAACGTGCGGTGGAAGACAGCGTAAAAGACTGGATTTATCCGGGATACATTGGGTCGTTCTACGATGCATATTCGTCAGGAGCACGCAAGATGTTTTGGGATCAAATCCATGACAAGCTCTACACCAAAGGCTTTGATGCTTGGTGGATGGATGCATCCGAGCCAGATATCTTGTCCAATGCAAGCATCAAATACAGAAAGGAATTGTCAACCCCTACAGCGCTAGGGCCATCGACGGAGTATTTCAACGCCTACGCACTACAAAATGCGAAAGGCATCTACGAGGGTCAACGTTCGGTCAACAACGACGAAAGGGTGTTCATCTTGACTCGTTCGGGCTTTGCGGGTATCCAGAGATTCGGAGCAGTGACATGGAGTGGAGACATCGGTACACGATGGGAAGACATGAAGGCGCAGATCTCAGCAGGGATCAATTTTGCCATGTCGGGTTTGCCATATTGGACGATGGACGTGGGTGGATTCTGCGTGGAGAAACGCTACGAGAGAGCCACCGAAGGGAGCGAAGACATGAAAGAATGGAGAGAGCTCAACACGCGTTGGTTCCAGTTCGGTGCATTCGTGCCGTTGTTTAGAGTACACGGTCAGTACCCGTTCAGAGAGGTGTACAACCTCGCACCTGAGACACATCCAGCCTACAAATCGATGCTGTACTACAACAAGCTGCGATACAAAATGATGCCGTATATCTACTCGCTGGCGGGTTGGACGTACACCAAGGACTATACGATCATGAGAGGCTTGGCGATGGATTTCTCGGCGGACAAGAAGGTCTATGAGATTGGGGATCAGTTCATGTTTGGCCCCTCACTGATGGCTTGTCCAGTCTATGCCTATGGTGCAAGAGACAGAGAAGTCTATTTGCCAAAGTCAGCGGGATGGTACGATGCTTACTCAGGGGAGTATTACACAGGTGGACAGACAATCACGGCACAAGCGGAGTACGAAAGAATGCCGCTTTTCGCGAAAGCGGGATCGATCGTGACTTTCGGTCCTGAGATCGAGTACACGACACAGAAGCCAGCTGATCCGATCACGGTCGTGGTGTATGCCGGAGCGGATGCTTCGTTTGATCTATACGAGGATGAAGGAACGAACTACAACTACGAGTCGGGCAAGTTCACTTCCATCAACTTGAAATGGTCTGAGTCTACGAAGACCTTGACAATCGGTGAGCGCGAGGGTAGTTTTGACGGCATGCTGGAGAACAGGACTTTCCGTGTCAAAGTGATCAGCAAAGACAACAAAGGAAACATCGACGACTTGTCAGAATACGAGGAAGTGAAGTATTCGGGACAGCCTGTATCGGTGAAAGGATAA
- the galB gene encoding beta-galactosidase GalB produces MASCHQAKSPRTILSFNEDWSFSLADSTLDASNPSYDDADWRVLDVPHDWSIEGEFSEDHPATAGGGALPGGIGWYRKSFQLDVSQKGKQVYVQFDGIYMDSEVWINGTYLGKRPFGYISFEYDLTPYLNFGSKENVLAVKVNNANQPNSRWYSGSGIYRNTRLVITDAIHVTQWGTYVTTPEVTSESATVSLETTVLNPGTQPADAEVYTLIKNEKNQVVANTMSSTKLVAGKNTVAHSLTIKSPELWSIDSPHLYTVVTEIRTGGELTDHYETPMGVRTFTFDQTNGFILNGESVKIKGVCMHHDLGSLGSAINTRALERQLEILRGMGVNAIRTSHNPPAPELLDLCDQMGFLVMDESFDMWSLKKSPYDYAQYWDEWHKRDLEDFIQRDRNHPSIIMWSTGNEILEQWGDQGPIIAKELYDIVKALDATRPITVGMNPPVNMTNAGVTTQFEVNYNSISKSDGIDVIGYNYAHQTYPHHQANFPDKPFIATETTSGLMTRGYYDIQSDTVKRWPIRWDIPFDQGNPGNTVSAYDQVSAPWGSTHEETWKVIKNDPSLSGMFIWTGFDYIGEPTPYTWPSRSSYFGVIDLAGFPKDVYYMYQSEWTDQDVLHVYPHWNWTGRDSVDVWAYYNHADEVELFLDGKSLGTKSKEGEDLHVMWRVAYAPGQLKAVSRKGGQEVLTQVIETTNEASQIALTADRQTITADGKDLSFITVEVQDDQGRTVPVATDLIQFAVAGQGKIVGVDNGDPTSHLSMKGNKMRAMAGKCLVIVQSGKSAGQITLTASGEGLTTSSLVIETK; encoded by the coding sequence ATGGCATCTTGCCACCAGGCCAAGTCTCCCAGAACTATCCTGTCTTTCAACGAAGACTGGAGTTTCTCACTGGCTGACAGTACGCTAGATGCGAGCAACCCGTCCTATGACGATGCAGACTGGAGAGTTCTCGATGTTCCACACGATTGGAGCATCGAAGGGGAGTTTTCCGAAGATCATCCAGCGACTGCTGGTGGGGGAGCTTTGCCCGGAGGGATCGGTTGGTACCGCAAGAGCTTCCAACTCGATGTTTCCCAAAAGGGAAAACAGGTATACGTGCAGTTCGACGGGATCTACATGGACAGTGAGGTGTGGATCAATGGTACTTACCTCGGCAAGCGCCCCTTTGGCTACATATCCTTCGAGTACGACCTGACACCTTATTTGAACTTCGGTTCGAAAGAAAATGTCCTAGCCGTCAAAGTCAACAATGCCAATCAGCCCAACTCTAGATGGTATTCGGGAAGTGGAATATATAGAAACACACGTTTGGTGATCACCGATGCGATCCATGTCACACAGTGGGGGACGTATGTGACTACTCCAGAGGTGACGAGTGAGTCTGCTACGGTGAGCTTGGAGACTACTGTGCTCAACCCAGGTACTCAACCGGCTGATGCGGAAGTGTACACTCTCATCAAGAATGAAAAGAATCAAGTAGTCGCCAATACCATGTCGTCTACCAAGTTGGTAGCGGGTAAGAATACCGTAGCACACAGTTTGACGATCAAGTCCCCAGAGCTGTGGAGCATAGACTCTCCCCATCTATACACGGTCGTGACCGAAATCAGAACAGGAGGGGAGCTCACGGATCACTACGAGACCCCTATGGGTGTGCGTACTTTTACTTTTGATCAGACGAACGGTTTCATTCTCAACGGCGAGTCAGTCAAAATCAAAGGTGTATGCATGCACCACGATTTGGGGAGCTTGGGTTCTGCCATCAACACGCGAGCGTTGGAGCGTCAGCTGGAGATTTTGCGGGGCATGGGCGTCAACGCCATCCGAACCTCGCACAACCCACCTGCACCAGAACTGCTCGACCTTTGCGACCAGATGGGCTTCTTGGTGATGGACGAGTCATTTGATATGTGGAGCTTGAAAAAGTCACCTTATGACTATGCACAGTACTGGGACGAATGGCACAAAAGAGATTTGGAGGATTTCATCCAAAGAGATAGAAACCATCCCAGTATCATCATGTGGAGTACAGGCAATGAGATATTGGAGCAATGGGGAGATCAAGGGCCGATCATTGCCAAAGAGCTATACGATATCGTCAAAGCACTCGATGCGACCAGACCCATTACTGTGGGGATGAACCCACCGGTCAACATGACCAATGCAGGGGTCACGACACAGTTTGAAGTGAACTACAATTCCATTTCAAAATCAGATGGGATCGATGTGATAGGCTACAACTATGCGCACCAAACATACCCTCACCATCAAGCTAATTTTCCTGACAAGCCATTCATCGCTACAGAAACGACATCAGGGCTGATGACGAGAGGATATTATGACATACAGTCCGATACAGTCAAAAGATGGCCGATTCGTTGGGACATTCCATTCGATCAGGGCAATCCGGGCAATACTGTATCCGCGTATGACCAGGTCAGTGCTCCCTGGGGATCTACGCACGAGGAAACTTGGAAAGTGATCAAAAATGACCCGTCGTTGTCTGGGATGTTTATCTGGACGGGTTTTGACTACATCGGCGAACCGACCCCATACACATGGCCTTCGCGCAGTTCATATTTTGGAGTGATTGATTTGGCGGGATTCCCCAAAGACGTTTACTACATGTACCAGAGCGAATGGACCGATCAGGATGTCCTGCATGTTTACCCGCACTGGAACTGGACCGGTCGTGACTCGGTGGATGTGTGGGCGTACTACAACCATGCAGATGAGGTAGAGCTTTTCTTGGACGGAAAATCACTCGGTACAAAATCAAAAGAGGGCGAAGACCTCCATGTGATGTGGAGAGTAGCTTATGCGCCAGGGCAATTGAAGGCAGTTTCTAGAAAAGGTGGTCAAGAGGTTTTGACTCAAGTCATTGAAACAACCAATGAGGCAAGTCAAATCGCGCTCACCGCTGATCGACAGACCATCACTGCGGATGGCAAGGATTTGAGTTTCATCACGGTAGAGGTGCAAGACGACCAAGGCCGTACAGTGCCTGTGGCAACTGACCTCATCCAGTTTGCGGTCGCAGGCCAAGGCAAGATCGTCGGCGTGGACAATGGTGATCCGACGAGCCACTTGTCGATGAAAGGAAACAAAATGCGCGCCATGGCAGGAAAATGCTTGGTGATCGTCCAGTCGGGCAAGAGCGCAGGACAGATCACACTCACGGCCTCTGGTGAGGGATTGACGACTAGTTCACTAGTCATAGAAACGAAATAA